Proteins encoded in a region of the Haloglomus salinum genome:
- a CDS encoding TRAP transporter permease, with product MPETTDTQSTSPSALLAEFRDRSPQERLLLPLVSLLAVALTAYTIYFAWDRPFTQIIHGIVFMHIGLSLYYLELAYRRVAEGGSIVEGPVVGRLGERVQRLYGAVDTVVCLVLAVVAAYSGYFFVTQYDRLTGDAILLGYANFDLYMGLVVVGLAIDATRRAYGWSIALVALTAIGYALYGSVFPGFLQHTGLATTDVALYGATQIERSGAYGFITQAGAKYVAIFIMFAGLARAYGILDIVLDLSEKLGKRLRSGIVHVAVISSMAMGSITGSAAANAATTGSFTIPMMQRQGVREDFTAAIESVASSGGQIMPPVMGVAAFLMADFIGVPYVRIIQAGFLPALLFYFSVGVAVQFVVLKHGWTSERGEDTAGMAGILFSRSALSKVGYMALAIGSFLAARQGVGLSLLVSGGVALAALLVVRYVQGAVATSAREGTLELGKAIQWFFHGTYFLIPMAVLVYALAVMQLSALPTGLYTVLTLIAVMYVRDLTLVVLSWTSVGEDIDRDWVAERDGASQVGATVVGTTVKTLRGFRKGALDMAPLVGVLAAMGVIIKMLTQTGLSGKISLRMVALAGGVLLVALLLAMITSILFGLGMPTPAAYVLVAALLTSPLMELGVPQITAHLFVFYFAMLSAITPPVAVGVAVASRIADAGFLISAKQALRIGAAGFLIPFALVANNSLVTWTLTGTPVAAACVLVGVVALTAVTIGYDGRHVLGLPHRVVYLLLSLGALFGPALSGSIGGSSAMVLQLATAAVALAGLGLAQLDRLPRAVTPVGE from the coding sequence ATGCCCGAGACCACCGACACCCAGTCGACATCGCCGTCCGCACTCCTCGCGGAGTTCAGGGACCGCTCGCCACAGGAGCGGTTGCTGCTGCCGCTCGTATCGCTCCTCGCGGTTGCACTGACCGCCTACACCATCTACTTCGCGTGGGACCGGCCGTTCACGCAGATTATCCACGGCATCGTCTTCATGCATATCGGCCTCTCGCTGTACTATCTGGAGCTGGCCTACCGGCGGGTCGCCGAGGGCGGGTCCATCGTGGAGGGGCCAGTCGTCGGGCGCCTGGGCGAACGGGTCCAGCGCCTGTACGGCGCCGTCGACACGGTCGTCTGTCTGGTGCTGGCCGTCGTCGCGGCGTACTCGGGCTACTTCTTCGTCACGCAGTACGACCGGCTGACCGGCGACGCCATCCTGCTGGGCTACGCGAACTTCGACCTCTACATGGGGCTGGTGGTCGTCGGCCTCGCCATCGACGCGACCCGGCGGGCGTACGGCTGGTCCATCGCGCTCGTCGCGCTGACAGCCATCGGCTACGCGCTGTACGGCTCGGTGTTCCCGGGCTTCCTGCAGCACACCGGCCTCGCCACCACCGACGTCGCGCTCTACGGCGCGACCCAGATCGAGCGTTCGGGCGCGTACGGCTTCATCACCCAGGCCGGCGCGAAGTACGTCGCCATCTTCATCATGTTCGCCGGGCTCGCCCGGGCCTACGGCATCCTCGACATCGTGCTGGACCTGAGCGAGAAGCTGGGCAAGCGGCTCCGCAGCGGCATCGTCCACGTCGCCGTCATCTCCTCGATGGCGATGGGCTCCATCACGGGGAGCGCGGCCGCCAACGCCGCGACGACGGGCAGCTTCACCATCCCGATGATGCAGCGCCAGGGCGTCCGCGAGGACTTCACCGCCGCCATCGAGAGTGTCGCCTCCAGCGGCGGCCAGATCATGCCGCCGGTCATGGGCGTCGCGGCCTTCCTGATGGCCGACTTCATCGGGGTGCCGTACGTCCGCATCATCCAGGCCGGCTTCCTGCCGGCGCTGCTGTTCTACTTCAGCGTCGGCGTCGCCGTCCAGTTCGTCGTCCTCAAGCACGGCTGGACGAGCGAGCGCGGCGAGGACACGGCCGGGATGGCCGGTATCCTGTTCAGCCGGAGTGCGCTCTCGAAGGTCGGGTACATGGCGCTGGCCATCGGCAGCTTCCTGGCCGCCCGGCAGGGAGTCGGCCTCTCGCTGCTCGTCTCCGGCGGGGTGGCGCTCGCCGCGCTGCTGGTCGTCCGGTACGTCCAGGGCGCGGTCGCCACCTCCGCCCGCGAGGGGACCCTCGAACTCGGGAAGGCCATCCAGTGGTTCTTCCACGGGACCTACTTCCTCATCCCGATGGCCGTGCTGGTGTACGCGCTCGCGGTCATGCAGCTGTCGGCGCTCCCGACGGGGCTGTACACGGTGCTGACGCTCATCGCTGTGATGTACGTCCGCGACCTGACGCTGGTGGTGCTGTCGTGGACCTCGGTCGGCGAGGATATCGACCGGGACTGGGTCGCCGAACGCGACGGCGCCAGTCAGGTCGGTGCGACCGTCGTGGGCACGACGGTCAAAACGCTTCGCGGCTTCCGGAAGGGCGCGCTCGACATGGCGCCGCTGGTCGGCGTGCTGGCCGCGATGGGCGTCATCATCAAGATGCTGACCCAGACGGGTCTCTCCGGGAAGATCAGCCTCCGGATGGTCGCGCTGGCGGGCGGCGTGTTGCTCGTCGCCCTGCTGCTGGCGATGATAACGAGCATCCTGTTCGGGCTGGGCATGCCGACGCCGGCCGCGTACGTGCTGGTGGCGGCACTGCTGACGAGCCCGCTGATGGAGCTGGGCGTCCCGCAGATCACGGCCCACCTGTTCGTGTTCTACTTCGCGATGCTGTCGGCCATCACACCGCCCGTCGCGGTCGGGGTGGCCGTGGCCTCGCGCATCGCGGATGCGGGCTTCCTCATCTCCGCGAAGCAGGCGCTCCGTATCGGGGCCGCCGGCTTCCTCATCCCGTTCGCGCTGGTCGCCAACAACAGCCTCGTCACGTGGACGCTCACGGGGACGCCGGTCGCCGCGGCCTGCGTCCTCGTCGGCGTCGTCGCGCTCACAGCCGTCACCATCGGCTACGACGGGCGCCACGTGCTGGGACTCCCGCACCGTGTGGTCTACCTCCTGCTCTCGCTCGGCGCGCTGTTCGGCCCGGCACTCTCCGGGAGCATCGGCGGGAGCAGTGCCATGGTCCTCCAGCTCGCCACGGCGGCCGTCGCGCTCGCCGGACTCGGACTGGCCCAGCTGGACCGCCTCCCGCGGGCCGTCACACCCGTCGGCGAGTGA
- a CDS encoding substrate-binding domain-containing protein, whose translation MRERLSHDVDRRSFLKHTAGATGAAGLTAIAGCFGDTGDGGDGGGGDGGDGGSAPGADGEMVMKTASETTAAYSMSQVIASAVSQNSDEVTVNARPSQGTNRNVAEVTQGKTEIAYVQNWTANKIREGEDPFGDLDYQPYQVFHLYDLAWFMASANDGWTSVSDIGADSAVSPTPRGSGTAEMLEYALGFAVDDYERTSIGYSDQASAMSEGRLDAGAGTYVNLSIEPGWLQQMKSTVDLRVLDFPDEVVSELEDDPAIVVSDIDMSDFDDYGYTPDTLSTPTLAYNFIVREDHDYDTLYNFLTTLWEQREGLQEETGLLAPLAEGDAWVKNAYADFPFHPAAADFYEEQGLWSDEFVRGEE comes from the coding sequence ATGAGAGAAAGGCTGTCGCACGACGTAGACAGGCGTTCGTTCCTGAAACACACCGCCGGCGCGACCGGGGCCGCTGGACTCACGGCTATCGCCGGCTGTTTCGGTGACACCGGCGACGGTGGCGATGGGGGCGGCGGCGACGGTGGCGATGGGGGCAGTGCCCCGGGCGCCGACGGCGAGATGGTGATGAAGACGGCCTCCGAGACGACCGCGGCCTACTCGATGAGCCAGGTCATCGCCTCGGCCGTCAGTCAGAACTCCGACGAGGTAACGGTCAACGCCCGGCCGAGTCAGGGGACCAACCGGAACGTCGCGGAGGTCACCCAGGGGAAGACCGAGATCGCCTACGTCCAGAACTGGACGGCCAACAAGATCCGCGAGGGCGAGGACCCGTTCGGCGACCTCGACTACCAGCCCTACCAGGTGTTCCACCTGTACGACCTGGCGTGGTTCATGGCCTCGGCCAACGACGGCTGGACGAGCGTGAGCGACATCGGCGCCGACAGCGCCGTCTCCCCGACACCCCGGGGCTCGGGGACGGCGGAGATGCTCGAGTACGCGCTCGGGTTCGCCGTCGACGACTACGAGCGGACCAGTATCGGCTACAGCGACCAGGCCAGTGCGATGAGCGAGGGACGCCTGGACGCCGGCGCGGGGACCTACGTCAACCTCTCCATCGAGCCGGGGTGGCTCCAGCAGATGAAGAGCACGGTCGACCTCCGGGTGCTCGACTTCCCCGACGAGGTCGTCAGCGAGCTGGAGGACGACCCGGCCATCGTCGTCTCCGACATCGACATGAGCGACTTCGATGACTACGGCTACACGCCGGACACCCTCAGCACGCCGACGCTGGCGTACAACTTCATCGTCCGCGAGGACCACGACTACGACACCCTCTACAACTTCCTGACGACGCTGTGGGAGCAGCGCGAGGGGCTCCAGGAGGAGACGGGGCTGCTGGCGCCGCTGGCGGAGGGTGACGCCTGGGTGAAGAACGCCTACGCCGACTTCCCCTTCCACCCCGCAGCCGCCGACTTCTACGAGGAGCAGGGTCTCTGGTCCGACGAGTTCGTCCGCGGAGAGGAGTAA
- a CDS encoding phage NrS-1 polymerase family protein, translating to MGELPPADALPAPLVTRDQWVAWETKDRDGKQTKVPVDPRTAKYASATDADTWVDFATAREYATRNDAGIGFVFTDADPIVGVDLDDCRDPDDGTLTDWAQDIVERLDSFTEVSPSGTGVHVLVEGELPDGRNRHGDVELYDDARFFTMTGNRLSETPGALEPRQEALAAVHAEYVMPDDAGDGVSTDADSEGTADAVDASGPASDRAANGPGNDLGDEELLSRARSATNGEKFERLCAGDTSGYPSQSEADMALCSLLAFWTGGDPEQMDRLFRASGLVRPKWDEPHFADGATYGERTIERAIAGTDEFYTGSGGAGGSVSGRTDPVDRAADSSPVEAESEAATVSVDVVEELEAELQRLQSEKAALEAELEAEREARQALEAEVETLREDGSEGGWLQRLGWW from the coding sequence ATGGGCGAGCTCCCCCCCGCCGATGCATTGCCGGCGCCGCTGGTCACTCGGGACCAGTGGGTCGCCTGGGAGACCAAGGACCGCGATGGAAAGCAGACGAAGGTGCCCGTGGATCCCCGGACAGCGAAGTACGCCTCCGCGACGGATGCCGACACCTGGGTTGACTTCGCGACGGCCCGCGAGTACGCGACCCGAAACGATGCCGGCATCGGCTTCGTGTTCACCGACGCGGACCCGATCGTCGGGGTGGACCTTGACGACTGTCGCGACCCGGACGACGGGACGCTCACCGACTGGGCACAGGATATCGTCGAGCGACTCGATTCGTTCACGGAAGTGTCGCCGTCGGGGACCGGGGTCCACGTCCTCGTCGAGGGCGAGCTGCCCGATGGCCGGAATCGGCACGGGGATGTCGAGTTGTACGATGATGCGCGATTCTTCACCATGACCGGAAATCGGCTCTCCGAGACGCCCGGGGCGCTCGAGCCCCGGCAGGAGGCGCTGGCCGCCGTGCACGCGGAGTACGTGATGCCGGACGATGCAGGCGACGGCGTGTCGACAGATGCCGACAGCGAGGGGACTGCAGACGCCGTGGATGCTTCGGGGCCAGCGAGCGATAGAGCGGCCAATGGCCCAGGGAACGACCTCGGGGACGAGGAACTGTTGTCGCGGGCCCGGAGTGCGACGAACGGCGAGAAGTTCGAACGACTCTGTGCGGGGGATACGTCCGGCTATCCGAGTCAGTCGGAGGCGGACATGGCGCTGTGTTCGCTGCTGGCCTTTTGGACCGGCGGGGACCCCGAGCAGATGGACCGGCTGTTCCGGGCGTCCGGATTGGTGCGCCCGAAGTGGGACGAGCCGCATTTCGCGGATGGCGCGACATACGGGGAGCGGACGATCGAGCGGGCCATCGCCGGGACCGACGAGTTCTACACTGGATCGGGTGGTGCAGGGGGGAGCGTTTCGGGTCGAACCGATCCCGTGGATAGGGCTGCCGACTCGTCTCCTGTCGAGGCCGAGTCGGAGGCCGCCACCGTGTCGGTGGACGTGGTCGAAGAGCTCGAAGCCGAACTGCAGCGGCTGCAGTCCGAGAAGGCGGCGTTGGAGGCGGAACTCGAGGCCGAACGTGAGGCACGGCAGGCGCTGGAGGCGGAGGTGGAGACGCTTCGTGAGGATGGTTCGGAGGGGGGGTGGCTCCAACGACTCGGCTGGTGGTAA
- a CDS encoding MarR family transcriptional regulator, with the protein MSSDTLHITVESTAEFFDAARSDLRRLTGGEDISDEYVLSLPDEAALERVLRAKNLELIRTIARSGPESMRELARLVDRDPKNVSTALHRLADLGLVRFEEHGRAKRPVVWYEDIAIDIPVVGVDADETIPA; encoded by the coding sequence ATGAGTAGCGACACGCTCCACATCACAGTCGAATCGACAGCGGAGTTCTTCGACGCAGCGCGGTCGGACCTGCGCCGGTTGACGGGTGGCGAAGACATTTCGGATGAATACGTGCTGAGCCTGCCGGATGAAGCCGCACTCGAGCGGGTGTTGCGGGCGAAGAACCTCGAGTTGATTCGGACCATCGCCAGGTCGGGCCCGGAGAGCATGCGTGAACTGGCCCGCCTCGTGGACCGTGACCCGAAGAACGTCTCGACGGCGCTCCACCGGCTCGCCGACCTCGGGCTGGTCCGGTTCGAGGAGCACGGTCGAGCCAAACGCCCCGTTGTCTGGTACGAGGATATCGCGATCGATATCCCGGTGGTCGGGGTTGACGCCGACGAAACGATTCCTGCGTAA
- a CDS encoding DUF6735 family protein — translation MGHRALVAYERTDGNYNLHYTHWGALDLRLCRTITDTTPFGSDRPTKAATEAYTYLSGGAVPEVVQERFDLEDCAGADVEPIPQVTGVTLQEVITDHLDYLLHEAFYVVDWEFEVTAYRTLWFGLQYEATCIAESPTVGHGALQPVQWHNGEPVGDGFTRGQFSGMKQVVGEMVDRGMFDRDGALEYLQGKLFSTTDAEVRVSLAV, via the coding sequence ATGGGACATAGAGCACTCGTCGCCTACGAACGTACCGATGGCAACTACAACCTGCATTACACGCACTGGGGGGCGTTGGATCTCCGTCTGTGCCGCACCATTACAGACACGACGCCGTTCGGGAGTGATCGACCGACGAAGGCGGCTACCGAGGCGTACACCTATCTGAGCGGCGGGGCGGTCCCCGAAGTCGTTCAGGAGCGATTCGATCTGGAGGACTGTGCCGGCGCCGATGTCGAACCCATCCCTCAAGTGACTGGTGTCACGCTTCAGGAGGTCATCACCGACCACCTCGATTACCTACTCCACGAGGCGTTCTACGTGGTCGACTGGGAGTTCGAGGTGACCGCGTATCGGACGCTGTGGTTCGGGCTGCAGTACGAGGCCACCTGCATCGCTGAGAGTCCGACGGTCGGCCATGGAGCGCTGCAGCCGGTCCAGTGGCACAATGGCGAGCCCGTCGGTGACGGCTTCACCCGCGGGCAGTTCTCGGGGATGAAGCAGGTCGTCGGCGAGATGGTCGACCGTGGGATGTTCGACCGCGATGGCGCGCTGGAGTACCTGCAGGGGAAACTGTTCAGCACGACCGATGCCGAGGTGCGTGTGAGTCTGGCCGTCTGA
- a CDS encoding transcription initiation factor IIB has translation MQTDAIYKRTFDESSGKQNTNGCPECGGRVNTTDHETVCEDCGLVLAESAIDRGPEWRSFEDDAGESDARRTGAPLTPTRHDDGLSTEIGQTVNGRGKGPSGAKRRRLSRLRREHQRTKFGSKRERNQMEGLFEIDRMGSALGLPEPVGEQASVLFKSTQEAGLLPGRSIEAMATASLYAACRCSEVARLLDEFVRVSRVDESSVTNAYKALNRELGLPTPPPSPDAYLPQFASELGLEPVVERRAYAVLEVAEEHDIVNGRNPAGVAAACLLVAVREVGCGLGVTQTMIADVAGVAPRTVRKHRDELLDASGKPVA, from the coding sequence ATGCAGACTGATGCGATCTACAAGCGGACGTTCGATGAGTCGAGCGGGAAGCAGAATACGAACGGCTGTCCGGAGTGCGGCGGCCGCGTGAACACGACCGACCACGAGACGGTCTGTGAGGACTGTGGGCTCGTGCTGGCCGAGTCGGCGATCGACCGCGGGCCGGAGTGGCGATCCTTTGAGGACGATGCGGGCGAGTCGGATGCACGACGGACGGGCGCGCCGCTCACGCCGACACGACACGATGATGGGCTGTCGACGGAGATCGGCCAGACCGTCAACGGGCGCGGGAAGGGGCCTTCTGGCGCGAAGCGGCGGCGGCTGAGTCGGCTCCGCCGAGAACACCAGCGGACGAAATTCGGGTCGAAGCGCGAGCGCAACCAGATGGAGGGGCTGTTCGAGATTGATCGCATGGGGAGTGCGCTCGGCTTGCCTGAGCCGGTGGGCGAGCAGGCGAGTGTCCTGTTCAAATCGACACAGGAGGCTGGCCTCCTGCCGGGTCGGTCGATCGAGGCGATGGCGACGGCGAGCCTGTACGCGGCCTGCCGATGTTCGGAGGTGGCGCGGCTGCTGGACGAGTTCGTCCGCGTCTCTCGTGTCGACGAGAGCAGCGTCACCAACGCCTATAAAGCACTGAACCGGGAGCTTGGCTTGCCTACTCCCCCGCCGTCCCCCGATGCGTATCTCCCGCAGTTCGCGTCGGAACTGGGCCTGGAGCCAGTGGTCGAGCGGCGGGCGTATGCGGTGCTGGAGGTTGCGGAGGAGCACGATATCGTGAACGGCCGGAACCCGGCGGGCGTGGCGGCCGCGTGCCTGCTGGTCGCGGTGCGGGAGGTTGGGTGTGGGCTGGGAGTGACGCAGACGATGATTGCGGATGTGGCCGGTGTGGCGCCGCGGACGGTTCGGAAACATCGGGACGAGTTGCTCGACGCGAGCGGGAAGCCGGTCGCGTAA